A stretch of DNA from Chloroflexota bacterium:
GAAATTGCGCGGGGCGCGCATTTGCGGCAGGCTGTGCAGCGCGCCACGCAGCGCGGTTAAATCATCCAGGGCAGATTGAAGTGCCGGGTTTTGTTTCAGGCGAGCCGCGAGAAGGTCGCGCTCTTTTTCAGCAAGCTGCCCATCCAGGTAAGCGGATAAGCGTTCCCAATCGCGGCGAGAAATTTGGTCGGTCATAATGCGGCCTCCTCTCTCAGACGATGGGCGTGCGGCAGAAGTTCCCGAAATTTTTGGAGGCAATTTTGCATACGCTGGCGAGCACGCGCCAAACGGCTTTTGATCGTACCGAGCGGCTTTTCAATAACTGTGGCCGCTTCGCTATAGTCGAGGCCCTGAATATCGATCAGCACAATTGCCATGCGAAAATTGATAGGCAACTCGTTGAGGCAGCGCTGAATGGCAGCAGCTAACTCGCCGCGCTGCAGGGAAGTTTCCGGCGAATCGCCAGGATCAATCAGCCATTGGGGCGAATCGAAAATCTCGCCGTCATTGGTTTCGGGTTCCAGGGGTGTTGTGGGGCGGCGTTTTTGGCGGCGTAGTTCGTCGTAGCAAGCATTGGTGACAATGCGCAGCAGCCATGCGGTAAATGATCCGCCGCGGTAGGTATGAAGTTTGCGATAGGCCGAAATAAAGGCTTCCTGAGCAGCATCTTCAGCCGCACTGCGCTCGCCCATCACGCGGTAGGCCTGATTGTAGACGCGGTCTTGATAAGCCAAAACCAGTTGATTGAAAGCTTCTAAATCGCCCTTTTGAGCGGCCTGGATGAGTGCAGATTCATTCACGTTATAGTTTTCCTCGCCAAACCAACATCCAATACACAACTCGCCAGAACAAAATTCCCAGCGCGCTGAAGCCGCCCAAAACTACAACGAAAAGTGGCGCGATGCCGCGCCCAAGCCAAAATGCCCGGATGAGGGCGGCCATGGGACTGACGATAATCATGGCATAAAATGGACGCCATAATTGACGAAAGTTTTTCATCCGTTCGAGATCGTAAACACCCAAAAGGGGTGCGATCATCAACCAGGCCACCAATACCGGGACAAATGTCGTTAACATATACAAGCCAGCCGTATCCAGCGTGTCATGGCTAGCAAAGCCCCATAACGTTATGATAATCGCGATGATTACGTCACCGCTTATCAAAATCCATTGTTGTTGAGTCAATTTTTTTTGCATAATCTTTCAACTTTATTTAGAACAAAATCAGGGTTCTTTGGCAACGGCCGTGAGAAAACCCACGGTGATTCCCAAAAATCTAAAATCTATACAACATCCTTACGCTTTTGGAAGACGAGCATAATACCCATCAGCACCAGCATAATCACCGCGAGCACCATCCAGCGAGAGAAAATAGAACCTTCAAAGACATAGCCATAATCATCGTATATGGTACCAAGCAAAGACTCGGCGCTGTTGATCGCTTTCTCGCGGCTCTTGACCCAATCGGCGCGCTCATCGCCATAATCTTGCATGGCATCGGTGTACTCATCGGCCTGTTCCTGTCGCAGATCGGCGTATTCATCACCTTGGGCATCCATCTGATCGGCATATACCTGACCCTGATCCTGACTATCGAGGCGATATTGTTCAAATTGATCCATAGCCGCATCCTGCTGTTCTTTGCCCTGAGTACGCGAATCATCCATATAGGCTTCCATATTGCGCGGATCGGCGGGC
This window harbors:
- a CDS encoding sigma-70 family RNA polymerase sigma factor translates to MNESALIQAAQKGDLEAFNQLVLAYQDRVYNQAYRVMGERSAAEDAAQEAFISAYRKLHTYRGGSFTAWLLRIVTNACYDELRRQKRRPTTPLEPETNDGEIFDSPQWLIDPGDSPETSLQRGELAAAIQRCLNELPINFRMAIVLIDIQGLDYSEAATVIEKPLGTIKSRLARARQRMQNCLQKFRELLPHAHRLREEAAL
- a CDS encoding DUF3054 domain-containing protein, which produces MQKKLTQQQWILISGDVIIAIIITLWGFASHDTLDTAGLYMLTTFVPVLVAWLMIAPLLGVYDLERMKNFRQLWRPFYAMIIVSPMAALIRAFWLGRGIAPLFVVVLGGFSALGILFWRVVYWMLVWRGKL